The Thermoanaerobaculia bacterium genome contains a region encoding:
- a CDS encoding TatD family hydrolase has product MPEPMNLIDAHCHLYSLDHPEEEVQRAKDAGVESVICVSEDLKTMEAVLAIRDRFPDFVLPGLGIHPAESVYYDSATWERSLNFLQKHAKEAVCMGEIGLDFKHAEDETAQSLQRSHLHAQMEIAEAHRLPINLHSRRALRQTMEEAISFHKKTGLQALLHWFAHSKKLLRATNAEGIFVSAGPSILFSEEACSTALTIDLHLILVETDTPVPYSGQFSRPTWTSRVADHLVRADSSNRITRRVLSENTYRYLGRS; this is encoded by the coding sequence CCCTGAGGAAGAAGTCCAGCGTGCGAAAGATGCGGGAGTTGAATCGGTCATCTGTGTGAGTGAGGATCTGAAAACGATGGAGGCGGTTCTTGCGATCCGGGACCGCTTTCCGGACTTTGTTCTTCCCGGTCTGGGAATCCATCCAGCGGAATCGGTCTACTACGATTCAGCAACCTGGGAACGCAGCCTGAACTTTTTGCAGAAACATGCGAAGGAAGCGGTCTGTATGGGTGAGATCGGGCTGGATTTCAAACATGCCGAAGACGAAACGGCACAATCCCTGCAGCGTTCCCACCTCCATGCGCAGATGGAGATAGCCGAGGCACATCGTCTTCCGATTAACCTGCATTCCCGGCGTGCCCTTCGTCAGACCATGGAAGAGGCCATTTCCTTTCATAAAAAAACCGGGCTCCAGGCACTTCTCCACTGGTTTGCCCATTCAAAGAAATTGCTCAGGGCAACCAATGCGGAGGGGATCTTTGTTTCCGCGGGTCCATCGATCCTTTTCTCTGAAGAGGCCTGTTCGACGGCTCTCACGATTGATCTGCACCTGATTCTTGTCGAAACCGATACGCCGGTTCCCTACAGCGGTCAGTTTTCCCGTCCAACCTGGACCTCCCGGGTGGCTGATCATCTAGTCCGGGCCGATTCTTCAAACCGGATCACCCGGCGGGTCCTTTCAGAGAATACATACCGTTACCTTGGGCGGAGCTAA
- a CDS encoding anti-sigma factor — MNCDEIRERMAANDLSGIERDQVQAHLSTCPACREIQEALEVATRNLKALRSLDPPPSLRRAFLQRVARDRKGRTRRLPGMLWETTLGVIGASVMLLLVLILIYTHAFPPGTPEEPLILVQVFPSGRVVQTVHPPRSVLLDERGTVMSIHLLIDQHGKMEKILEMEGGSEKLQERYRGLLRRWTFSVAEAGDYILVLTIPEPGKK; from the coding sequence ATGAACTGTGATGAGATCCGGGAGCGGATGGCCGCCAACGATCTCTCCGGGATCGAGAGAGATCAGGTGCAGGCTCATCTTTCAACCTGTCCGGCCTGCCGTGAAATTCAAGAGGCTCTGGAAGTGGCCACGCGGAACCTGAAGGCATTGCGATCCCTGGACCCACCCCCCTCCCTCCGTCGAGCCTTTCTGCAGAGAGTGGCCAGAGACCGTAAGGGAAGAACGCGCCGACTCCCTGGAATGCTCTGGGAGACAACCCTTGGTGTGATCGGCGCCTCGGTCATGCTTCTCCTTGTCCTGATCCTGATCTATACCCATGCCTTCCCTCCCGGCACGCCTGAAGAACCGTTGATCCTGGTGCAGGTTTTTCCGTCGGGGAGAGTGGTGCAAACGGTCCATCCGCCGCGTTCCGTCCTTCTGGACGAGCGGGGTACCGTCATGTCGATTCATCTCCTGATTGATCAACATGGGAAGATGGAAAAGATTCTTGAAATGGAAGGCGGCTCGGAAAAGTTACAGGAAAGATATCGGGGATTATTACGCCGCTGGACCTTCTCCGTTGCTGAGGCGGGTGACTATATCCTGGTTCTCACGATCCCGGAGCCAGGCAAGAAATAG
- a CDS encoding RNA polymerase sigma factor yields the protein MIVKDEDLVYGLKIRDPGISELFFSRYGPMVFRLAMSVLGDEILASDCAQDVLFKVLRSIQGFQGRSTLKTWIISITLNTARTRLKREIKRNRRSRSLEDIDLSSPAEGPEQYALRMERSDKVVRALRDLRPEYREILVLRETEELSYEEIAEILSIPIGTVRSRLARARLALAEQFRKEFRNHEL from the coding sequence ATGATTGTGAAGGATGAGGATCTCGTCTACGGCCTGAAGATCCGGGATCCTGGAATTTCGGAACTCTTCTTCAGCCGGTACGGTCCTATGGTCTTCCGGCTGGCCATGAGCGTGCTGGGAGATGAAATCCTCGCAAGCGATTGCGCTCAGGATGTTTTGTTCAAGGTTCTGCGTTCCATCCAGGGGTTTCAGGGACGGTCGACGCTGAAAACCTGGATCATCTCCATCACGTTGAACACAGCCCGGACACGCCTGAAGCGCGAGATCAAACGAAACCGACGGTCCAGATCACTGGAAGACATTGACCTGAGTTCGCCAGCGGAAGGACCGGAACAGTACGCACTCAGAATGGAACGATCAGATAAGGTTGTAAGGGCTCTCAGGGATCTTCGTCCGGAATACAGGGAGATTCTGGTCCTCCGGGAGACGGAAGAACTATCCTATGAAGAAATTGCAGAGATTCTCTCCATTCCCATAGGCACCGTCCGTTCCCGCCTCGCCCGTGCTCGCCTTGCCCTCGCGGAGCAGTTCCGAAAGGAGTTCAGGAATCATGAACTGTGA